The DNA region AGCCGCGAGAATAGAATTTGAGGGCACGCTGAGTTGGGCGTTCGTCTAACGCAGATGTCCCTTGAGAAGAAATTTGTCCTCCCAGCCAGTCAGTAATTTCCGTAAGACAAACCGTTCGTCCTGCTAGTAACCCCTCGTAGGCTGTGGCTGCACCAGATAATCCACCACCAACAACTAAAATCTCGCAGTTGACAGTTTTATCTGGGGTTCTTGGTGGTGCGGCGTTTGCACCATCAAATGCAACTAAGGTAGATACTAAATTGAGACTGATTAGCGATGTCAAGCTATAGGCTACTTTGTGTCTGCGCTTCATGGTAAAAAAAACTGCTCCAAATCCTGTGTCATCTTGTAGAAGGTAGCATCCAGGAAATGATCATCACAAGTTTATAAGAGTAAATATATTTAAATACAATCTTTACACTGAAAATACTGAGTATGCAGGCTAAATTTATCCTGTCTTGTTGTCATGCTAGAAAGTCTGCTTTATCTGCCCAGTCTAAAGAAGAGGATCAACTGGATACACCTGAAGCGTTCCCCCTTGGGGTTGCCGTTCGCGGTAGCGTCTCTGAAAGAGAAGGCATCGCTATTCAACTACGTGGTCATAAAATCTTGATCGAGCGATCGCCAATACTAAAACCGACCTATATGTTTTGCGATACGCCTTTTCCCATCATCTGAGTGAGCGCGATGTCTACGACGGGCTACGCTTACGCAAAAGGGAGCAATATTCAACAGCGATCGCCTATCAACCTGTATAGAGCGCACTTATAGCCAATTTAGGTAAATCAAAAATCATTTATAAATATCTTTTCATTACTTGTTGCTTCAGATTAGTAAAAGTCGATGTACGCACTCAAAAACAACAAAATTTTCATTTTGAGAGAAGTTGCAAGTCTGACGCTCATTAATAATTAATCCATGATCCTCAGGATAAATTAATTGTTTTTTATTAAAATCTACCTTGAGCATCCCCTCTGTATGCAAAAAGTGCTTTGATAATACATCTCCATTTTGCTCAAAACCTAGCGATAGTAAAAAAGATTTAAAATTGTCTTGAGTAATCATTTATTGCTTGTTCACGCCGATCTACCCATCATATAGCAATCCTAAATCATTCGTGAAAAATTAGATCCCCGACTTCTTGAAGAAGTCGGGGATATGGACATCGCGCATTTTCACAACTCAAATAAGATTGCTATAGGATTACTATTTGATTTTTGAACGAAATTAGGTATTGTAGAGTGTGTTAGAACGGAGTTCGTAACGCACTATGAACAAGGGTTTGATGCGTTACGCTGTCGCTAACACATCCTACGTATCTTTTCAGAAATCAAATCGGATTCCTATATATATGAAATGTACGAACATTTATTGTGAATGGCGCGATCGCCTTTTCCCGTTATCTGAGCGCGATCGCATAGGTTGAAATGATACCCGCCTTTGATTTGATGAAAATTGAACTAGCGATCGCAAAGCCAAATAATTACCAAATAATTGTTACCAAATTTGCAGCAAAAATATTTTGATCGCAAGTTAATAAAGCTACTTGATTTCCTTGACTCTCTACAACTAAAGCTGTTGATACAATTTGGCGATCGTGCATTTCATTGATAGAGGTTAGTTCTGCACTTTTTTCAATGACATCAAAATCCAGTGGATGTATAAAAACTCGTCTATCATTCTTTACAACCTTTAACAAGGCATCAACAGAAGGAATCGAAGTTTTACCACGACTAACGATCCATACCGACTCCGCCAAAGCGATCGCAGGCAAAATTAATTCACTGGTTGCATCAGAAAGAATAGCTTTTACAATAGGGCTTAAACGAGAATTACCTTCTAAAAACCAGATTAGAGCATGGGTATCAAGTATATATTTCATGTTGATAGATTCATGTCTAACTCAGAGCCTCGTCAGCATCG from Nostoc commune NIES-4072 includes:
- a CDS encoding type II toxin-antitoxin system VapC family toxin, translating into MKYILDTHALIWFLEGNSRLSPIVKAILSDATSELILPAIALAESVWIVSRGKTSIPSVDALLKVVKNDRRVFIHPLDFDVIEKSAELTSINEMHDRQIVSTALVVESQGNQVALLTCDQNIFAANLVTIIW